Proteins from one Burkholderia oklahomensis C6786 genomic window:
- a CDS encoding cation acetate symporter: protein MLRKSFALSTFSALFPAAVHAMGASAAPMPDKVALNPVAIGMFFAFVFATLALTRWAARRTRSARDFYTAGGGITGLQNGLAIAGDYMSAASFLGLSGMVFMFGFDGLIYSIGFLVGWPFVMFLIAEPLRNLGKFTFVDVVAYRFAQRPIRLLTSANALTIVVLYLVVQMVGAGKLIQLLFGLSYGAAELIVGALMVVYVFFGGMTATTWVQVIKAVLLLLGATLLALLALGEFGFNVDEMFRRAVAVHPGALGIMGPGKLIRDPANALSLGIALMFGTAGFPHILMRFFTVPNAKEARKSVLYATGFIGYFYLLTFVIGFSAIVLLAQHPEFFRHGADGAFNLTHDLLGGSNMVAVKLAQAVGGNWFYGFIAAVTFATILAVVAGLTLAGATTISHDLYAQMWARGKPDERREMRISRAATLALSAVAIGLSVLFEHVNVAFMVGLVAAVAASANFPVLATSIFWRGMTTRGAVLGGGLGLVSAVVLTLLSKSVWVDVLRHAHAPVFLDNPALVSVPLAFAGIVFGSLADRSERARRERDAFARQEFYAQTGVLAAQAVTH, encoded by the coding sequence ATGCTGCGCAAATCGTTCGCGCTTTCCACGTTTTCCGCGCTCTTTCCCGCCGCCGTGCACGCGATGGGCGCATCCGCCGCGCCGATGCCCGACAAGGTCGCGCTGAACCCCGTCGCGATCGGCATGTTCTTCGCGTTCGTGTTCGCGACGCTCGCGCTCACGCGCTGGGCCGCGCGCCGCACCCGCTCGGCGCGCGACTTCTACACGGCGGGCGGCGGCATCACCGGCCTGCAGAACGGTCTCGCGATCGCGGGCGACTACATGTCGGCCGCGTCGTTCCTCGGGCTGTCCGGGATGGTGTTCATGTTCGGCTTCGACGGGCTCATCTACTCGATCGGCTTTCTCGTCGGCTGGCCGTTCGTGATGTTCCTGATCGCCGAGCCGCTGCGCAATCTCGGCAAGTTCACGTTCGTCGACGTCGTCGCATACCGCTTCGCGCAGCGGCCGATCCGGCTGCTCACGTCGGCGAACGCGCTGACGATCGTCGTGCTGTATCTGGTCGTGCAGATGGTCGGCGCGGGCAAGCTGATCCAGCTGCTGTTCGGTCTGTCGTACGGCGCCGCGGAGCTGATCGTCGGCGCGCTGATGGTCGTCTACGTGTTCTTCGGCGGCATGACCGCGACGACCTGGGTGCAGGTGATCAAGGCGGTGCTGCTGCTCCTCGGCGCGACGCTGCTCGCGTTGCTCGCGCTCGGCGAGTTCGGCTTCAACGTCGACGAGATGTTCCGCCGCGCCGTGGCCGTCCATCCGGGCGCGCTCGGCATCATGGGGCCGGGCAAGCTGATCCGCGATCCGGCGAACGCGCTGTCGCTCGGCATCGCGCTGATGTTCGGCACCGCGGGCTTTCCGCACATCCTGATGCGCTTCTTCACGGTGCCGAACGCGAAGGAGGCGCGCAAGTCAGTGCTCTACGCGACGGGCTTCATCGGCTACTTCTATCTGCTCACGTTCGTGATCGGCTTCTCGGCGATCGTGCTGCTCGCGCAGCATCCGGAGTTCTTCCGGCACGGCGCCGACGGCGCGTTCAACCTGACGCACGACCTGCTCGGCGGCTCGAACATGGTCGCGGTGAAGCTCGCGCAGGCGGTCGGCGGCAACTGGTTCTACGGCTTCATCGCGGCCGTCACGTTCGCGACGATCCTCGCTGTCGTCGCGGGCCTGACGCTCGCCGGCGCGACGACGATCTCGCACGACCTCTACGCGCAGATGTGGGCGCGCGGCAAGCCCGACGAGCGGCGCGAGATGCGCATTTCGCGCGCGGCGACGCTCGCGCTGTCCGCGGTCGCGATCGGCCTGTCGGTCCTGTTCGAGCACGTGAACGTCGCGTTCATGGTCGGGCTCGTCGCGGCGGTCGCGGCGAGCGCGAATTTCCCGGTGCTCGCGACGTCGATCTTCTGGCGCGGGATGACGACGCGCGGCGCGGTGCTGGGCGGCGGTCTCGGCCTCGTGTCGGCGGTCGTGCTCACGCTGCTGTCGAAATCGGTGTGGGTCGACGTGCTGCGCCACGCGCACGCGCCGGTGTTCCTCGACAACCCGGCGCTCGTGTCGGTGCCGCTCGCGTTCGCGGGGATCGTGTTCGGATCGCTCGCCGACCGCAGCGAGCGCGCGCGGCGGGAGCGCGACGCGTTCGCGCGGCAGGAGTTCTACGCGCAGACGGGCGTGCTCGCCGCGCAGGCCGTGACGCACTGA
- a CDS encoding DUF485 domain-containing protein, with the protein METSVIETVTACRDYQQLVRARRRFSFTLTALMIATYYGFILLVALAPHTLAAPLYAGATISVGIVVGIAIIFVAIGLTGWYVLRANRSFDRSVDALLDRS; encoded by the coding sequence ATGGAGACTTCCGTCATCGAAACGGTCACGGCTTGCCGCGACTATCAGCAGCTCGTGCGTGCGCGGCGCCGCTTCAGCTTCACGCTGACGGCGCTGATGATCGCGACGTACTACGGCTTCATCCTGCTCGTCGCGCTCGCGCCGCATACGCTCGCCGCGCCGCTTTACGCGGGCGCGACGATCAGCGTCGGCATCGTCGTCGGCATCGCGATCATTTTCGTCGCGATCGGGCTGACGGGCTGGTACGTGCTGCGCGCGAACCGCTCGTTCGACCGCTCGGTCGACGCGCTCCTCGACCGCTCGTGA
- a CDS encoding CaiB/BaiF CoA transferase family protein has translation MRNERGAQPLAGVKVLDFSRVLAGPWCAMVLADLGAEVIKVEHPQRGDDTRDWGLRVGDTETTYFNSVNRSKRSICVDLQTQAGRRVACALAAQADVVVHNFKAGGAEKLGLGYDALAALNPRLVHCAISGYDRSGHEAGRPGYDLVVQGEAGLMALNGDAGQPPLKFGVAVADLFTGMYSAQAILAALYERQATGRGRRIEMALFDCGLMVTSYYGLEALLMGEDPPRYGNAHPSIVPYGVFDAADGPVVITVGNNQQFTRFCDVIGRPALAADARFATNIARAANRAELLPEIRRELGARTRAALLAALAEAGIPCGEVLGLREALMSERAQAAGLVTRQPHPVVGEVDVLAPPYRFDGERLPVRSAPPVLGADTANVLGDWLGMSEREIAQLRADRVV, from the coding sequence ATGCGCAACGAACGAGGCGCGCAGCCGCTCGCAGGCGTCAAGGTGCTCGATTTCTCGCGGGTGCTCGCGGGACCGTGGTGCGCGATGGTGCTCGCGGATCTCGGCGCGGAGGTGATCAAGGTCGAGCATCCGCAGCGCGGCGACGACACGCGCGACTGGGGCCTGCGCGTCGGCGACACCGAGACGACCTACTTCAACAGCGTGAACCGCAGCAAGCGCTCGATCTGCGTCGATCTGCAGACGCAGGCGGGGCGGCGCGTCGCGTGCGCGCTCGCCGCGCAGGCGGACGTCGTGGTGCACAACTTCAAGGCGGGCGGCGCGGAGAAGCTCGGCCTCGGCTACGACGCGCTCGCCGCGCTGAATCCGCGGCTCGTCCATTGCGCGATTTCCGGCTACGACCGTTCGGGGCACGAAGCGGGCCGGCCGGGCTACGACCTCGTCGTGCAGGGCGAGGCCGGCCTGATGGCGCTGAACGGCGACGCCGGGCAGCCCCCGCTCAAGTTCGGCGTCGCGGTGGCGGATCTCTTCACCGGCATGTATTCGGCGCAGGCGATCCTCGCCGCGCTCTACGAGCGGCAAGCGACGGGCCGCGGGCGGCGCATCGAGATGGCGCTCTTCGATTGCGGGCTGATGGTCACGTCGTACTACGGGCTCGAGGCGCTGCTGATGGGCGAAGACCCGCCGCGCTACGGCAACGCGCATCCGTCGATCGTCCCGTACGGCGTGTTCGACGCGGCGGACGGCCCGGTCGTGATCACGGTCGGCAACAACCAGCAGTTCACGCGCTTTTGCGACGTGATCGGCCGGCCGGCGCTCGCGGCCGACGCGCGCTTCGCGACGAACATCGCGCGCGCCGCGAATCGCGCGGAGCTGCTGCCGGAGATTCGCCGCGAGCTCGGCGCGCGGACGCGCGCGGCGCTGCTCGCGGCGCTCGCGGAAGCGGGCATTCCGTGCGGCGAAGTGCTCGGTCTGCGCGAGGCGCTCATGTCCGAGCGCGCGCAGGCGGCCGGGCTCGTCACGCGGCAGCCGCATCCGGTCGTGGGCGAGGTCGACGTGCTCGCGCCGCCGTACCGCTTCGACGGCGAGCGCCTGCCCGTGCGCAGTGCGCCGCCCGTGCTCGGCGCGGATACCGCGAACGTGCTTGGCGACTGGCTCGGGATGTCCGAGCGCGAGATCGCGCAATTGCGGGCCGACCGCGTCGTCTGA